The following coding sequences are from one Halorubrum sp. BOL3-1 window:
- a CDS encoding helix-turn-helix domain-containing protein — MSTTDTVTADDGTADRWADVRDLPPSAKLVAKVLDYNDTLTQSELAEETLLPPRTVRYALSRLEEEDVVDSRFSFTDARKRLYSLGI; from the coding sequence ATGAGCACGACCGATACCGTCACCGCCGACGACGGGACCGCGGACCGCTGGGCGGACGTTCGCGATCTCCCCCCGAGCGCGAAGTTAGTCGCGAAGGTGCTGGACTACAACGACACGCTGACGCAGAGCGAACTGGCAGAGGAGACGCTGCTCCCGCCCCGAACCGTTCGGTACGCGCTGTCGCGACTCGAAGAGGAGGACGTCGTCGACTCTCGGTTCTCGTTCACCGACGCGCGCAAGCGGCTGTACTCGTTGGGTATCTGA